ATCATTTCTAGGATTGAAACCACTAGTACTGACGGTTTGAATTTAAAGTTGCAACCCTATGCCAATAGTTACCCGCTATTTATTATAAAAGGAATAAATAGTTCCAATCAAGAAGAATACCAAATCACGTCTAATTTATATACGTATTCCAATTTACCTTATGACGGCAAAACGATGGATATTCAATTGCTTGGTTTTAGTGATTCCAAAAAAGAAATCACTTTAGAAAATGCTGTGGTTACTTATGGAGGGAGTTATACTTTTCCCGATGGTACCACGCAAAATAACATTAATTCAGCAACAACTCATTTTAGTGATTTAGGACCTAATGCAAATGGATATAACCAGTTAATACAAACAACGCTAACAGTCACTTCGGACCCCATTTTAAAAAGCGGTAATGCTTGGTACCACAACTACGAAACCAATACTTTTAATGCTCCTAAAATCAGTACTACAGGAACATTCTTAGAACAAACAAATGCTGTAGCTACTCCTACAAATATAGGGAATAGCAGTGTAAAGGTGGCCAAATTCACTAAAGATGCAGGTATTCATTCTAATATTCGATTTGCATTGCCGGGTAGTATAACACCCACTAATAAAGCATCAGCTATATTTAAAATAAAACTATATGTCCCGTCCAATGCTACAGTAACAGATAATAATATTAAAATAATATTGAGAGAAGAGAATTCAGGTACCACTCAAATAAGCTCTACTCAGACCATAACCAATTTTGATGTGTGGCAAGAATATACTTTCGATTTTTCAAACGTAACATTTACTGGCACAAACTATGATTATTTGAATTTGTTTTTTGCACAACCAGATACAGATGGAGATGCAACAGGTAATGTCTATTATTTTGATGCATTACAAGGTCCTTTTAACAGCAATTTGTCAACTAATAGTTTTGAACTAAAATCATTTCAAGTATTCCCAAATCCTATTACTGATAGTTTTCAAATCAACACTGAAGAATCTATTAAAAGTGTAAGCTTGTTTAACATGACTGGTCAGTTAGTTAAAACTTTTACAGCTTCAGAAAACTATGATATTAGTGATTTGAAAGCTGGAGTTTATTTTGCAACAGTTACTTCTGAAATAGTTCCTCAAACTCTTAAAATAGTTAAGAAATAATATATCTTTAAATTTTTAAAAATCCTCAAGGTTTAATAGCCTTGGGGATTTTTTATTTGTTCAAATAATTGATGATCATTGCTCTATGAAAGCTACAGCTTTGAATTGACACATGATTATTTATTTTTTGAATGCCTGGAAATGAGAAAGCTTTTGGTAGAAAACAGAAAAGCTTAAAATGGATTTCCTCGTAGTTTTGATAATGATAATATAACTATCTACACTAACCAATCCAATTAACATGAAAAAAATTAATTAAAGAATAATTTATTGTAGTGTTATAGAACCTTTAAGTAGATTAAAAATAAAGATATTATTCATTTAAAACAATAGTAAAAATTGCGGTTTAAAATTCAATAATGGCAAAATAAACATCTTAATTATAAGTATGCTTTACCGTACTTATCGTTTTTAATAACTTTTATTATTTTTGTCCCCAATTCTGTGTTAATCTTTACAAAATACAAGCCAGAACTTAAATCACTTATATCATACTTCATAGATGGGTTTAGTGTTTTAACCAAACTCCCGTTTACACTATATACTTGAATGTTTTTAATTTCTTCATCATCACCAATTATTTCAAAACTATTACTCACAGGATTGGGATAGGCTCTAAATGCAATATCTTCATTAGAGAATTCTTTTATAGACAAGATGGAAGAATTATTGATAATAATATCCTGAAATCTAAAGTTAGCTGCTACATTAAGAGGTATGTTAACATCATAATCAAGAATATTTATAGTAACGGTAATCGGACTGTCTGTAAAAGTTATTGATTGAGAAAAAACTATAGTTTCAAACACATAACCAGCGTCATTTGTGTCATCATAAACAAATGTTTCTGTAGTATATCCAGGTATGGATATACTCAACTCCATTCTTGCATTTTGTTGTCTATTGGTTACTAATGAAAGTGTTGAAAGCGTTGTTGCACCAGATGTCTGCATAGCAAAAATTAGAGAACCTGTACCATCTTGACTCCCGGCAGCAGACCTAAATTGAGCATACGTGTCTTTTTGTTCAAAATGAACCACATTATCAGACTTAGTTAAAATGGGGGTAATATCCCCTTCAGCAGTCCCTATATCAAAAACTTGATCTATTTCTAGTACATCCGAGATCGTAACTATAGGAATTTCTACATAAAGCGGGACCCACAGTTTATTTTGGTATTCAGTTGTTAAAACAACTTTTGTATCATCTATAATGATATTGTCTAACAATATATATTGGGTTTCATCATTACTTAGGTCTTCACCTGATGCGTAACCTAACAACCTAACATACTCAACATCTCCGTTGTATTGTCTATAGGTAAATCTATCTTCGTAGGTTGCAAACTTAGAATTGTCTTCTGGATAAGGATTACTAAATGGCTGGGTAGACACATTGTAATAAAGATCTGGAGAAATATATTCTGAACCACTTTCATCTCTCATTAAAAAAACAGGAACCGTTCCTTTAATCGGACTGGTAAATAATTGAATATTTTGATCTAAAGCATCATCTAACTCTTCAGATTTTATAGTTACCATAGCAGCATCTTCTATTGCAGGAGATATAAAGCCATACGCTACCTCAGATTTTATTTTGTTTGCTTTTTCTTGTACCTCATCTCTTGTACCATTGATATAATACATTCTGTAATAAAAGGTATCTCCTGGGTTTACATCTATTTTTGTAATCACTGTAAATAATGTATAATCTCTAAGGTTTGTGTCTCCTCCTACTTGCGCACTTCTGTAGTAAATTCTAGTAAGGTTATGATCACTAAATTCATCGGTTAAAATTTCATCTCCAAAAACAATTCCTAATGCCGGACTTGATGCTGAAAGCGTATCTTGAGCATAAATAACATAACCACCCGTAGCATCAATATCTTCTAAATCTCCCGGATTCTCTGTTCCTGTTTGTCCGTAAATGATTTCAATATCTCCACCTGGTCGACCAACAAACTTACCTCTTAAAGAAGAACTTCTAACTCCTCCCCAGGGAACGTTTAAGTGATCTATAACATCTGTTCCAAAATTTTCAATTACATAGGTAACTTCTAGAATTCCTTCCCCTATATCTTTGTACTTAGTTGTATATAAAACCCCCGATTTAAATAATGAAGGAACATGTGCTTGTGCTCCCCAATTGGTTACATAGTAAGCTTTTTCTGTTGGATGGTAATAAGATGCCATTAATGGACTATAAAAAGGTTTGTCTAAAAAATCTATACTCTCTGCAGCATCATCTGTTAAGTAGGTACCTGCACCATGTATAAAATATTTGAGTCCCGTATTGGTAGCTCCCTCAATAAAAACATTGTCATCCTCTCCATCATTATTATTTAATTCCCCAGAAACACTTACCGGTTGCCAAACCTCATCATTCCATTGAGAATGACTCTTACTACTTGGTGGAACCCCTTCTCCATAAGGACCTATAAAAGAATAAATCTGTCCTCCTTTGCCTATACGTAAATCCCAAGTATTATTTGCATCAGATATATGTTTCAAACGTGCTAAATAAACATCTTGTTCATCCAAAGTCTCTCCCCAACTACTGCCAGACGGTTCAAAATTAGTAGTAAAAGTTGTGTTATCACTTGGACTGATTAAGTCACCGTAATCCTTTAAAGGGACATGATCGAAGAAAGTACTATCCAAAGCCTCTAAAGGGCTTTGATTTAGAGATAATACATTAATAGTTTGGGAATAATTAATAGTGCTTGTGAAAATTAAAAAATATATTACGTAATATTTTAGCATAAAATTTTCTTTAACTAGGATTCCTAATAATTTGCAAAAATAACTCTTGTAATATTATAGGCTTTTCGATATTCAACCAAATCTTTGCTCTAATCTATACCTAAACAAAGTATTTATTCTAAAAAAGTAAGTTATTTGGTTGATTTATTCTAGGTAATACCACAGCAATATCCGTATAACTAACTATTGACTCCAATCTAATAGTTAGTTATCTATTAGCCACTAATAAAAGAGTTTTAGAGCTTAGTGTTTACTAAAAAAACTATACCATCTTGATTTCCTTCACTTCATCTGAATTGAGAATAAGAATCTTTTTATTCTAAATGAATACCAGTATAAGTATTAATTAAAACAGGTAAGATATCTCTATCAACATTCCCTATAAAAACTTGATTTAGATTTAAAACAATTGATCTTGTAACTATAAGAATTTATTGATGAAGAGGAACCCATAATCTGTTTTGGTATTCCTTTGTTAACACTACTTTAGTATCATCTACGATAATATTGTCTAACAATATATATGTATGTTTATTATCACTCCTATCTTTATCTGATGCGTAACCTAATAGTCTAACATATTCTATTTTACCATCATATTGTCTGTAGGTAGTTCTATTTTTATACCTTTTATATTTAGAGTTGCCTTTTTTGTAAGGATTACTAAACGGAATGGTAGTGACACCGGAATATAGATCAGGAGAAATATATTCTTTTCCAGTAGCTGTATCTCTCATAAGAAAAACAGGAATCATATCTTTTATTGGACTGGTATACAATTGTATATCTTGATCTAAAGCATTATCCAACTCTTTAGCCTCAATAGTTACCATAGCAGTATTTTCAATTGTAGGAGTTATAAATCCATAAGCAACCTCTGATTTTATTTTGTTTGCTTTTTTTTGTACCTCATCTCTTGTACCGTTGATATAATACATTCGGTAATAAAAAGTCTCTCCCGGTTTTACATCAATTTTTGCAATTGTAGTAAATAATGTATAATCACGGGGATTTCTATCATTCCCTACCTGTGCACTTCTATAGTAAATTTTAGAAAGGTTATGATCGCTAAACTCATCTTTTAAAATTTTATCTCCAAAAACAATTCCCAATGCTGGACTTGTTGACGAAAATGTATCTTGAGCATAAATAATATAACCACCTGTAGCATCAATACTATCTGTATCTCCTTTGTTTTTAGTTCCAGTTTGTCCGTAAATAATTTCAATATCTCCACCTGGCCTGCTAACAAAATTTCCTCTTAACGCAGAACTTCTAACACCACCCCAAGGAACGTTTAAATGATCTAATACATCTGTTCCAAAATTTTGAATTACATAGGTAACCTCTAAAATCCCTTCTCCTATATCTTTGTATTTAGTGGTGTATAAAACCCCTGATTTAAACAAGGATGGAATATGCGCTTGCACTCCCCAATTGGTTACATAGTAAGCTTTTTCAGTTTGATTATAATAGGATGCCATAAGCGGACTATAAAAAGATGTTTCTAAAACACCCGCTAAATACGTACCTGCTCCATGTATAAAATACTTTAATCCAGCATTCGTAACCCCCTCTTTAAGGTTTGTATTCTTATCCCTATTATTAAATTCCCCAGAAACAATTACCGGCTGCCAAACCTCATCATTCCATTGAGAATTATGACTCTTATAACTAGGCGGAACTCCTTCTCCATAAGGACCAATAAAAGAATAGATTTGTCCTCCTTTACCTATGCGTAAATCCCAAGTACTATTTGAATCTGATTCATGTTTTAAACGTGCTAAATAAACATTTTTCTCATCTAAACCCTTTCCCCAACTACTACCAGAAGGTTCGTAGTTGGTGCTAAAAGTTGTATTGCTACTTGGCTTGATTAAACCTCCATAATCCTTTAAAGGAACATGATGAAAGAAAGTGCTATCCAAAGCTTCTATAGGCCTTTGACTAAGAGATAATTTCTTTTCAGCCTGAGCAGAAATCATGCTGATTGTAAACACTAAAAAAAGTAACGATAAATATTTTAACATAATATTTTCTTTGATAAAAATTCTGAATATCATTCAAAAATCAACTAATCTTACCTCAAAGTGTTTTCTTCATTCAACCTAATCTTAACTCAGATTATTTTTTAAATAGGAGTAATTACTCTACTACATTAGGTCTGAAATTTTCAGGTAATTCCGTTGCAATATCCGTATGATTTTCAATAGTAAGACCAAGGCTTGCTTCAAGTGAAAATTCATAAAACAAAATATAGTCAATACTAGTTCCTTGTGCTCTTCCAGACATGGTAAATGTATAGGTTTCTCCTTCTTTTAAATTATAGACCGCTCTCGTTAAGACATCATTTCCGTTCACTTCTGCCTCTAATTTAATTGTAGATCCCCATTTCCGAACACCTCTTCCCCAAAACTTATGGTCAGTTTCTAAAGTTTCTGTAGTATAAACAAATCCAGATGTGAAATCACCCTCCAACCTAACATACACATCATTTCTTTTATCTTCTTCTTCATCATCAGCAAGTGGCTGATACATTCTCATGACAAGTCTATATTGCGCTGTTTTAGGACAAACAAATTCATATTCTAATGGAGATGTTGCAGGTCCAGTGTTTAAATTATTCCCTGTAAATTCTAGATACCCTTTATTAATAGCTTCTATTCCTGTTCCAACATGGTATTTAGGATCGCCAGGAACTCGTTTTACCCATAATCCTAAATCAGATTTTGTGATTTCAGGTTCAAAAACAATAAAATTGTCACCATATAGGATATCTGTTTTTGTTGGTTCTTCTTCAACTTCTTCAACTTCGTCAATAGCTTCTTCTTCATCAGAAGTTCCACATGACACAAAAAATAAAAATGTTAAAAGAAAAAAGATGTTTGGTAATCTAGTCATAGTTATAATAATTTAAAATTGATGTTATAATTAATAAAGCTCTTTCACAAGAGTTTTACATTTGTTTCTGTAATAATCAAGTTGCTTTTTGTAAGCAGGGTTTGTAGCCAAATTATTCTGTTCTTTAGGATCTTTTAATATATCGAACAACTCCTCGTAAATAGGCTCTTCATTGGTTTCCATAGATTGATTTGGAACATACTTTTTTCGATCATTTATTTTACTGAAAGATCGGATGTATTTGTATTGTTTACTTCTAACAGCTTCTTGTCTAGGGTATCCTTGATCTGTAAATAAATTTTCTAGGAATATTTCATCTCTCCATTGTGTGTTTTTCTTTTCAATTAATGGAAGCATACTTTTTCCTTGGTAAGATTTAGGAATCGCTACACCACACATTTCTAAAATAGTGGCAGGAATATCTTGGCCAACGACCAATTCATCTATTACTTTCCCTTTTGTTTTTTTATTGAATAATGGTGAATACACAATCAAAGGTACATGTACAGATTCATCATATAATATCGTCTTTCCTCCTAAACCATGTTCTCCTAAAAACAAACCGTTATCAGAACAAAATACAATAATGGTATTTTCATCTTCACCTATTTCTTTTAAATAGGTACGTAAATTCCCTACCATTACATCAATGGCATGAACAGCACGAGTCATTTTTAATTTTTCATTTAATAATCTAGCTCTTTTAGAAGTGACATAATATCTCATCAAATCACTTGTAGCATATACTTCCTTAGGAAGACTAATTTCTTGAGGATAGTCATCTGGTAACGTTATCTTATCTTTAACATCATTGTATCCTGTTTTATAATATTCTGGATCTGTTTCACGTGACCCCATTCCACCAATGCTAGAGGCATGTGGAAGATTTAAATTAATCCAAGCAGAAAAAGGTTTGTTAGGATCTCTTTTATGTAATTGATTTTTAATGGAAGCATCTGCATTCTGATAAAAATAATCATACGTATCATTCTGTGTCAAATAAGCTTTGGTAGCCTCTAACATTCCTTCTATTTGAGTTTTGTGTTTAAGATTTCCAAACTGTTTGTGTTTTTTTGCTGGGTAAAATCCTAAATGTCCTTCACCATAATAGCAGAAATCAGTATTTTCTATTAAAGAGGTATTCCTTCTATCTGAAATTTTTGTGTGATGTTTCCCTATAAAAGCGGTTGAATATCCTGCTTTTTTTAACTGTACCAACCAACTCTTTTTATAAGTTTTATCAGATATTAGATTCTTAGAAACATAGTTAAATCCAATTTTGTTTTTTCGTTCCCATTGCCCTGTAAATATATTGGCTCTACTTGGCCCACAAATAGGACTCGTAATATATGCGTTGTTGAAAAACACACCTTCTTTAGCCAACGCATCAATATTTGGAGTTTGAACAACAGGGTCTCCCGTCATACTTAAAGAACTGAACCTTTGATCGTCAGAAAACACGAAAATAATATTTGGTTTCTTTTCTTGTGCTCTAACAGAACAAGCTAAAAAAGAAACGAATACACATATGCTGTATAGAATTATTTTCATAATATAATTGTTACTAATAAGAACTGTAATATTGATGACCTGGTAAACGTTTTGTTTTGTCACCATATCCAAATAGATTTTTCTCCTTTTCAGATTTTGGTAGTTCTGCAATAGTTACGTTCGTTTTACTCAATTTCTTGGAAGTGATCATTACAGATTCGTTTTTCTTTAAATCTACAATGTAAGTACCATTGATTTCTTTATCTACAGAAATGCGCTTTCCGTTGATATAGAATTTAGGGTTTTTAATATCTACCTGTACGTTACATTTGTTTCCTTTCAAACTTGTGACAGAAACAAATTCAGTAATCCCTTTTTCTTTTTTAGCGCTTACCAAAAAGGCTCCTTGTGTTCTTAAGTTATGGAAAGAAACATCTTTCCATTTTTTTGGACTTGCAGGAAATACATTTATTTTATCTCCCCAGCTTTGTAGCATCATATCATGCAAACTAGTTGTAAACGATAATGGGCTTTCAATAACGGGATTGATTTTAACTTCAGAATACATAGTTGTAGAAGAAATGTTTTTGTGTTTGATTAAAAAGTCTAAGTAGTAATAGGCTTTTTCAGCATCTCCCAAACAAGCATACATAGAAGCTGCTCCCGTAGCTGTATAGCCCGTTACAGGCATTGCTTTAATTTTTTTGCCACTAAAGGTAACATCCAACCAATGATCTAAAGAAGTACGTAATAATTTTTTATCTTCTTCTTTTTCGGGAGTAATCACCATTAAAGGATAAAAAGCCAATAAATGAGAGTAATGGCGATGTGGTTTATCAAAAGGAATATCTTTTCCTATTCTAAGGCCGTCTGCATCTATCTGAAACTCTACTAAATTATCTATCAAATGTTGCCAGTCTTTAGCTAATGGATCATTTAATTGATGTTGTTTATCAATATCTAATAATGTTTGGCAACTCCAACGTATTAATGCTAGGGTAAAATTAATATCCATACCATGTCCTGGTTTGTATTCTGGAGACCAGCTATTTTTTATGTGGATTTTACCATCTTTGGAAGCAACAGGGTTTTCCTTAATATAATTTAAATAACCATTAACCGTCTTTTTTAAGATAGGAAATAATTTATCTCTCATACGAATATCATCTCCAGCAAACTTGCAATGCAGCCAATAATCATTTAACATCCATGCTAACATATCAGGTACTTTCCCTCCGTTAAAGGCTATTAAATCTTGAGGCATTAACGCTGCAACGGCGGCACTATTTTTCCATCTAGCAGGAACATTTCCTTCTAGATTTTTTGCATACTTATCAATGTTATTAGGTAAAGACTCACCAATAGACATTCTGTTTGCTGTTAAATGTGTCCAATAAATTAATTGTACGTTTAAATCTCCCCAAACCATTGGCCAAAAAGTTCTATTGTACCAAGGTCCCATTAAATCTAGAATCGGTCCATTCCCTCTAGAAGCAGAACCTAGCTTGTACATTTGAATCCAATAGAAAGATTCTTTTTCAGCATCATTGATGGATAAAAAACTAAGAGGGTAATAGTCATGCCACCATTTTTGATGTGATGACACAAACTTGTTTTGTTGAATAAGATTTTCTGCTATTGCTAAATTTTCAGTTACAATCTCTAAGGAGTTGTGTTCTGGGTAACTATGGTGAACACTTGTGATAAGTTGTTGTTTACCTGATGGATTTCCTGTTAACTTCCAACCTGTAGTGGTTTCACCTCTATTATCAAATAGTGGTTGGTAACAAAAATTATAACCATTCTTAGCGCTTAAGGTTGGCTTTGGAGGCATCTCTAAAATTGTTGCTCTCATTTTTGCCCAACCACCTCCTTTAGGTCCTTTTCCTGCTTTTAAGGCTTCATATACTGGAGGAATAGGATCTTCAGCTTGCCACGTAATTTCAATTTCTTCGTCTTTTGTATCTGTTTCAAAAAAGATAACATCTTTTGTACTGTGTGTAAATCCTTTTATTTTATAGGTTCCTTTAGACGTAGTAATAACACCAGTTAATTCTGCATTCCATAAATTCAAGCGCATCTCAATCCCTGTTATTTCCCCTTTAGATTTCAAATCGAAATGACCGAGTGGCAACCTACTTCGTTTGATCCAAAGCATCTCATCAGCTTTTGTTTTTGCCTCTCTGTGATCATAGTAATCATGTCTTCCTACATGAATTGAAATGACATTTTTGTTTTCTTCCTTTGCTTGATAAAATAAGAAACCAACATTTCCATTACCTGTATATGGCGCTGTTTGCCATTTGTCAGGAACTATATCCCAAAGCATGTCATGCTTAGACAAAAATGATTCGTAGTCAACTTTAAAATCAACTTGTTTTCCTTGAGAAAAACTAGAAATTGAAAAAAAAATAAACACATAAAAAAATAATACTTTCAACTTAAACATTGGCAGTTTAATTTTAACTTATGAAAAACTCTTAACAGCAAAAAACATTCAACTATACAGAATACCGTACAAAGGTATTTTACAAACGAATTTAACTCTTGCTCTAATCGATCAATTACTTTATATAATTCAGTACTAAGTGCTTTTATTGGGTCTGTTATCGATAGTTTACTTTTTCATTTCTTATTCTTATTTCTTCACTTTTACTTTTGGAGAGTTTCTTAAAAATTGTAATTATTACAAACACTAATTAAAATCAAATCTTAAATTTAAGCGGCATGTTTTTTATTTAATGCATCGTTATTTTATTATATATAAGACACTAATTAGAATAAACATGTCCAAAAAGAGCAATAAACTGAATGATTACATAATTATTAAAACTCAAAGTTTAAATAATTTTGTAACCTTTAGCTAGTCAATTAAAAAATTCACATATTGATAGATTTTCTAAAAAAATAGAGGGCAAGGTTGATTGAAAATCAAAATAAATAAATTTCAAACAACCTGACCTATAAAATTAGCCCAAATCCAATAAACGATAGTTTTTCCATTGTAAAAAATTCTATCGAAAAAATTAAAAGCATACAAGTTTTTAATCTGAGAGGAGTACTGGTTAAATCATACAAAGGTGTACAGGATCAATATAATATAAGCGAGTTACGTTCAGGTTTGTACTTAGCTACAATAAAAACAGAAAACAACATTAAAGTAGTGATATTAATAAAAGAATAAACACAACAGAAAACCCCATAGCCTAATTGACTATGGGGCTTATTTTTTTAGAATCTCATCTGATTATTTTTGATTTTGGAATTCACTTTTCC
The window above is part of the Algibacter sp. L3A6 genome. Proteins encoded here:
- a CDS encoding T9SS type A sorting domain-containing protein translates to MSPNPINDSFSIVKNSIEKIKSIQVFNLRGVLVKSYKGVQDQYNISELRSGLYLATIKTENNIKVVILIKE
- a CDS encoding glycosyl hydrolase family 95 catalytic domain-containing protein; its protein translation is MKVLFFYVFIFFSISSFSQGKQVDFKVDYESFLSKHDMLWDIVPDKWQTAPYTGNGNVGFLFYQAKEENKNVISIHVGRHDYYDHREAKTKADEMLWIKRSRLPLGHFDLKSKGEITGIEMRLNLWNAELTGVITTSKGTYKIKGFTHSTKDVIFFETDTKDEEIEITWQAEDPIPPVYEALKAGKGPKGGGWAKMRATILEMPPKPTLSAKNGYNFCYQPLFDNRGETTTGWKLTGNPSGKQQLITSVHHSYPEHNSLEIVTENLAIAENLIQQNKFVSSHQKWWHDYYPLSFLSINDAEKESFYWIQMYKLGSASRGNGPILDLMGPWYNRTFWPMVWGDLNVQLIYWTHLTANRMSIGESLPNNIDKYAKNLEGNVPARWKNSAAVAALMPQDLIAFNGGKVPDMLAWMLNDYWLHCKFAGDDIRMRDKLFPILKKTVNGYLNYIKENPVASKDGKIHIKNSWSPEYKPGHGMDINFTLALIRWSCQTLLDIDKQHQLNDPLAKDWQHLIDNLVEFQIDADGLRIGKDIPFDKPHRHYSHLLAFYPLMVITPEKEEDKKLLRTSLDHWLDVTFSGKKIKAMPVTGYTATGAASMYACLGDAEKAYYYLDFLIKHKNISSTTMYSEVKINPVIESPLSFTTSLHDMMLQSWGDKINVFPASPKKWKDVSFHNLRTQGAFLVSAKKEKGITEFVSVTSLKGNKCNVQVDIKNPKFYINGKRISVDKEINGTYIVDLKKNESVMITSKKLSKTNVTIAELPKSEKEKNLFGYGDKTKRLPGHQYYSSY
- a CDS encoding sulfatase-like hydrolase/transferase; protein product: MKIILYSICVFVSFLACSVRAQEKKPNIIFVFSDDQRFSSLSMTGDPVVQTPNIDALAKEGVFFNNAYITSPICGPSRANIFTGQWERKNKIGFNYVSKNLISDKTYKKSWLVQLKKAGYSTAFIGKHHTKISDRRNTSLIENTDFCYYGEGHLGFYPAKKHKQFGNLKHKTQIEGMLEATKAYLTQNDTYDYFYQNADASIKNQLHKRDPNKPFSAWINLNLPHASSIGGMGSRETDPEYYKTGYNDVKDKITLPDDYPQEISLPKEVYATSDLMRYYVTSKRARLLNEKLKMTRAVHAIDVMVGNLRTYLKEIGEDENTIIVFCSDNGLFLGEHGLGGKTILYDESVHVPLIVYSPLFNKKTKGKVIDELVVGQDIPATILEMCGVAIPKSYQGKSMLPLIEKKNTQWRDEIFLENLFTDQGYPRQEAVRSKQYKYIRSFSKINDRKKYVPNQSMETNEEPIYEELFDILKDPKEQNNLATNPAYKKQLDYYRNKCKTLVKELY
- a CDS encoding T9SS type A sorting domain-containing protein, which gives rise to MLKYYVIYFLIFTSTINYSQTINVLSLNQSPLEALDSTFFDHVPLKDYGDLISPSDNTTFTTNFEPSGSSWGETLDEQDVYLARLKHISDANNTWDLRIGKGGQIYSFIGPYGEGVPPSSKSHSQWNDEVWQPVSVSGELNNNDGEDDNVFIEGATNTGLKYFIHGAGTYLTDDAAESIDFLDKPFYSPLMASYYHPTEKAYYVTNWGAQAHVPSLFKSGVLYTTKYKDIGEGILEVTYVIENFGTDVIDHLNVPWGGVRSSSLRGKFVGRPGGDIEIIYGQTGTENPGDLEDIDATGGYVIYAQDTLSASSPALGIVFGDEILTDEFSDHNLTRIYYRSAQVGGDTNLRDYTLFTVITKIDVNPGDTFYYRMYYINGTRDEVQEKANKIKSEVAYGFISPAIEDAAMVTIKSEELDDALDQNIQLFTSPIKGTVPVFLMRDESGSEYISPDLYYNVSTQPFSNPYPEDNSKFATYEDRFTYRQYNGDVEYVRLLGYASGEDLSNDETQYILLDNIIIDDTKVVLTTEYQNKLWVPLYVEIPIVTISDVLEIDQVFDIGTAEGDITPILTKSDNVVHFEQKDTYAQFRSAAGSQDGTGSLIFAMQTSGATTLSTLSLVTNRQQNARMELSISIPGYTTETFVYDDTNDAGYVFETIVFSQSITFTDSPITVTINILDYDVNIPLNVAANFRFQDIIINNSSILSIKEFSNEDIAFRAYPNPVSNSFEIIGDDEEIKNIQVYSVNGSLVKTLNPSMKYDISDLSSGLYFVKINTELGTKIIKVIKNDKYGKAYL